Proteins encoded in a region of the Stieleria neptunia genome:
- a CDS encoding 4Fe-4S dicluster domain-containing protein codes for MISPSSQADPNKTATWTVVVSRGQSRNPAKRSLEQSIADAASTLEGADVVVVPHLYDLPKGGESLQKLSEIEGNLIVVSWIFPRAAHWVLDRNGIRGQFVPVAIGDPEDEDQEEPSAEQSENDVDRVADLFPRPDRQIHCIDLKAEESLDRFSEEIQRLVLGEAPSADSGAADSGPAATPDETSLPIVGGRIVQVEETTARRWYPVIDFSRCTNCMECVDFCLFGVYGVDAAETILVEQPDNCRKGCPACSRVCPENAIIFPQHKAPAIAGAETGGSEGFKIDLSKLFGAPDGGDDAIATAARERDEQLLLAGRTAVGIDEQLQRRQQDLTAQPKDDLDRLIDSLDELDL; via the coding sequence ATGATTTCCCCCAGCTCTCAAGCCGATCCGAACAAGACCGCCACCTGGACGGTGGTGGTTTCGCGCGGACAATCCCGCAATCCCGCCAAACGGTCCTTGGAACAATCGATCGCCGATGCGGCCTCGACTCTCGAAGGCGCCGACGTGGTCGTCGTCCCGCACCTGTACGATTTGCCCAAGGGCGGGGAGTCGCTGCAGAAGCTGTCGGAAATCGAGGGCAACCTGATCGTCGTCTCGTGGATCTTCCCCCGTGCCGCCCACTGGGTGTTGGACCGAAACGGTATTCGGGGCCAGTTCGTTCCGGTGGCGATCGGCGACCCAGAAGACGAGGACCAGGAAGAGCCCTCCGCCGAGCAATCGGAAAACGACGTCGATCGCGTCGCCGATCTGTTTCCGCGGCCGGATCGACAAATCCACTGCATCGACCTCAAGGCCGAAGAGAGTCTGGATCGGTTCAGCGAAGAAATCCAGCGGTTGGTGCTCGGCGAAGCACCAAGCGCCGATTCCGGTGCTGCCGATTCCGGTCCCGCAGCGACGCCCGATGAAACCTCGCTGCCGATCGTCGGCGGCCGGATCGTGCAAGTCGAAGAGACGACGGCGCGGCGCTGGTACCCGGTGATCGATTTCAGCCGTTGCACCAACTGCATGGAGTGCGTCGACTTTTGCCTGTTCGGCGTCTATGGAGTCGACGCAGCCGAAACGATCCTGGTCGAACAACCCGATAATTGTCGCAAGGGATGCCCTGCGTGCAGCCGCGTTTGTCCCGAAAACGCGATCATCTTTCCCCAGCACAAGGCGCCGGCGATCGCGGGTGCCGAAACGGGCGGAAGCGAAGGGTTTAAGATCGACCTGTCCAAGCTGTTCGGCGCTCCCGACGGCGGAGACGATGCGATCGCGACGGCGGCCCGTGAACGCGACGAACAGTTGCTGTTGGCCGGTCGCACCGCGGTCGGAATCGACGAGCAACTTCAGCGTCGCCAGCAAGACCTGACCGCCCAACCCAAGGACGACCTCGATCGGCTGATCGACTCGCTGGACGAATTGGACCTGTGA